From Salvia splendens isolate huo1 chromosome 16, SspV2, whole genome shotgun sequence, a single genomic window includes:
- the LOC121770440 gene encoding uncharacterized protein LOC121770440: MPPRRRCGPHVENNVGEQTEGGVGNPPPPPPPPLPQPNEREYIKAFRKENPPKFDGLGEPPKEEAWVRDIERVFEFMRCTDRERLACVTYQLTGPADFWWETKKRTMDPARREALTWEEFKEEVYNKYVPMSYRRAKVVEFHTLKQGNMTVTEYDRALCEMTRYAPELVDTDEKMATKFRSGLMPEIRVAVASRRGIPYSEVLGCALDVEEALPKNERTTNPTPSAPPLNFRDKRKCDGNRAPFDNKRRFSTFRQPQNHGRQIVPQERGNPRRTPYCNRCSKHHVGECRVGGIRCYACGGNGHMSRECPNNNKG, from the coding sequence ATGCCCCCAAGACGTAGATGTGGTCCGCATGTGGAGAACAACGTGGGGGAACAGACAGAGGGAGGTGTCGGGAatccacccccgcctccaccaccacctctaccccaaccaaacgaAAGGGAGTACATCAAGGCCTTTCGGAAAGAGAACCCACCCAAGTTCGATGGATTGGGAGAGCCCCCGAAGGAGGAGGCATGGGTACGCGACATTGAGCGTGTCTTTGAGTTTATGAGATGCACGGATAGGGAACGCCTGGCCTGCGTGACGTATCAGCTGACAGGACCCGCTGATTTTTGGTGGGAAACCAAGAAGAGAACCATGGACCCCGCTCGCCGCGAGGCGCTTACTTGGGAAGAGTTCAAGGAAGAAGTTTACAACAAGTATGTTCCCATGAGTTATCGGCGGGCGAAGGTAGTGGAGTTTCACACCCTAAAACAAGGAAACATGACGGTCACGGAGTACGACCGCGCCCTATGTGAGATGACCCGTTATGCACCAGAATTGGTAGAcacagacgagaagatggctACGAAGTTTCGTTCCGGCCTTATGCCCGAGATAAGGGTAGCTGTGGCCAGTCGAAGGGGAATTCCTTATTCTGAGGTGTTGGGTTGCGCTCTAGACGTGGAAGAAGCACtgcccaagaatgagaggacAACAAATCCTACACCGTCCGCACCCCCATTGAACTTtagagacaagaggaagtgtgatggaaaccgagctccttttgaCAACAAGCGGCGTTTTTCCACGTTTCGGCAACCACAAAATCATGGGCGCCAAATTGTGCCACAGGAGAGGGGAAACCCGCGGAGAACACCCTACTGTAATCGGTGCTCCAAGCATCATGTTGGAGAGTGCCGAGTTGGAGGCATCCGGTGTTACGCCTGCGGTGGAAACgggcacatgtctcgagagtgcccaaacaacaacaaaggtTGA